The following nucleotide sequence is from Paenibacillus andongensis.
CGAAGCAAACAAGTACAAACGTTAAAAATAGCAGCAGAAAATCCGGCGTTCCTCTTCGAGGGGGATTCATGCTGTTTCCTCGCCTAGTCTGCTAATAATTGCTGCAGCTGTGCTAATTTTTGATTGGAGATTTTGAGAACGGACTCAGGGATAGGAGAATTGTAATCCAAGCCGTGCGGGAACGTTTCTTTACCTATGTAAGCATCTTCTAAGAATAGGATTGCATAAGGAGATTCTAGTTTACCGGATTCTACGCGAGCATTTACACGTAAGAAATATACGGAATTACTTGCTTTATCTTCCATTTTAAAATCATAAGTAGCACGCGTGTATTCCCACTGCCAACGCACGAAACCAAGTTTAGTCGTTACTTCATCCAGGTGAGCCAAATCACTTTTTAAGCCTTTTAGGCCAGTTGCTTCAATAATCACTTTTAACGCCTCCATATTGTACGTATGCATTCTTTATTCATGATAGTATGTTTCCCAAGGTTCTGCAAGTCGATAGCAACGTCAATTTTCTAATATTTGATGGCACTTTACAGATGAAACATGTTCATTTATTTGGTAGAATAGGTTCAATGACACAGCAAGCGTGAAAAGTTAAGAAACAAGGATGGGCGGAGGATTTTCCTTATGAACGATTTTCAAGCTAGCTTACAAGCGAATTATGAAGAAATGGTTGCCTGGAGGCGCTACTTACATCAAAACCCAGAACTCTCTTTCCATGAATATCGTACCGCTGAATTTGTGGCGAATCATTTACAAAGTTGGGATATAGAAGTGCGCAAAAATGTAGGAGGCAATGGCATTGTCGGACTGCTCCGCGGCAGCAGCGAAGGTCCTACGGTTGCGCTTCGAGCAGACATGGATGCACTGCCTATTCAAGATGAAAAGAACTGTGCGTACTCTTCGCTCACGAAGG
It contains:
- a CDS encoding YugN-like family protein, whose product is MIIEATGLKGLKSDLAHLDEVTTKLGFVRWQWEYTRATYDFKMEDKASNSVYFLRVNARVESGKLESPYAILFLEDAYIGKETFPHGLDYNSPIPESVLKISNQKLAQLQQLLAD